One genomic segment of Paraburkholderia caffeinilytica includes these proteins:
- a CDS encoding AI-2E family transporter, giving the protein MQQNSSILTPVQRRALIWLAIALGVGILLWLLSPVLTPFLLGAILAYILQPGVAWMVRRRVPRGLAALLMMLVFSLMMTLLVLLVLAVIQKEGPQLKQQVPVLFAHVSAWLQPKLALLGLADSLDFASIRDLVMGQLEGSAQQVALYVWTSVRTSGNVMMTVVGNLVMVPLVLFYLLYDWNRMLARVQIVVPRRWLDKTLQLAHDMDQMLSQYLRGQLLVMAVLAVYYAIALTIARFEIALPVGIFTGLAVFIPYVGFATGLALALLAALLQFGDWYGFGAVALIYGVGQIVESFYLTPRLVGERIGLHPLAVIFALLAFGQLFGFFGVLLALPVSAILSVAMRELRQSYLTSTLYNN; this is encoded by the coding sequence TTGCAACAGAACTCCTCGATCCTCACGCCTGTACAGCGCCGCGCCCTGATCTGGCTGGCGATCGCGCTGGGCGTCGGCATCCTGCTTTGGCTCCTGAGTCCGGTCCTCACGCCGTTCCTGCTCGGCGCCATTCTCGCGTACATTCTGCAACCGGGCGTCGCCTGGATGGTACGGCGGCGCGTGCCGCGCGGACTCGCCGCCTTGCTGATGATGCTGGTCTTCTCCTTGATGATGACGCTGCTCGTGCTGCTGGTGCTGGCCGTCATCCAGAAAGAAGGGCCGCAGTTGAAGCAGCAGGTGCCCGTGCTGTTCGCCCACGTGAGCGCCTGGCTGCAGCCGAAACTTGCCTTATTGGGCCTCGCCGACTCGCTCGATTTCGCCAGCATCCGCGATCTCGTGATGGGGCAGCTCGAAGGCAGCGCGCAGCAGGTCGCGCTGTATGTGTGGACGTCCGTTCGCACCAGCGGCAACGTGATGATGACGGTGGTCGGCAACCTCGTGATGGTGCCGCTCGTGCTGTTTTATCTGCTGTATGACTGGAACCGCATGCTCGCTCGCGTGCAGATCGTGGTGCCGCGCCGCTGGCTCGACAAGACGCTGCAACTCGCACACGACATGGACCAGATGCTGTCGCAATACCTGCGCGGCCAGCTCCTCGTGATGGCGGTGCTCGCGGTCTATTATGCGATTGCGCTGACCATCGCCCGCTTCGAGATCGCGCTGCCGGTGGGTATTTTCACGGGCCTCGCGGTGTTTATCCCGTACGTCGGCTTTGCAACCGGTCTCGCGCTGGCGCTGCTCGCCGCACTGCTACAGTTCGGCGACTGGTACGGCTTCGGCGCGGTCGCGTTGATTTACGGCGTCGGCCAGATCGTGGAGAGCTTTTATCTCACGCCGCGGCTCGTCGGCGAGCGGATCGGCCTGCACCCGCTCGCGGTCATCTTCGCCTTGCTCGCGTTCGGTCAGCTGTTCGGCTTTTTCGGCGTGTTGCTGGCGCTGCCGGTCAGCGCGATTCTGTCGGTCGCCATGCGCGAGTTGCGTCAAAGTTATCTGACGAGCACGCTTTACAACAACTGA